Proteins from one Pantoea cypripedii genomic window:
- a CDS encoding molybdate ABC transporter substrate-binding protein gives MIVTLQIYSALALSAPFERLTRLWQATYPHIALQFRWHPSSVIEQQINAGQGADVVIATVETLDRLTQSGQAETASRIELVDSPIGLAVLAGAPKPAIHDTQALVQSLLAARSVAWSEAGASGIYFSGLLKTLGIDDALRDRGTVIPAGFTAEQLVNGKADVAVQQISELLMVEGIEIVGPLPAEVQQPISLSAALLATVQQREAAETLLAWLKTPAVTDVFSHFGLVSRS, from the coding sequence ATGATTGTGACCTTGCAAATCTATAGCGCCCTGGCGTTGAGTGCGCCGTTCGAGCGCCTTACCCGCTTATGGCAGGCGACATATCCGCACATCGCGCTCCAGTTTCGCTGGCATCCGAGTAGCGTGATTGAGCAGCAGATCAACGCCGGACAGGGGGCGGATGTGGTGATCGCTACGGTGGAGACGCTGGACCGGTTAACGCAATCGGGACAAGCGGAAACCGCAAGCCGCATCGAGCTGGTGGATTCGCCTATCGGGCTGGCAGTGCTTGCCGGTGCGCCAAAACCGGCGATTCACGATACCCAGGCGCTGGTGCAGTCGCTGCTGGCGGCACGTTCGGTGGCCTGGTCGGAAGCGGGGGCCAGCGGTATTTATTTCTCCGGGCTGCTGAAGACGCTGGGCATTGACGACGCGCTACGCGACCGGGGCACGGTGATCCCGGCCGGGTTTACCGCGGAACAACTGGTGAACGGGAAGGCGGACGTGGCCGTGCAGCAAATCAGCGAATTGCTGATGGTGGAGGGGATTGAGATCGTCGGGCCGCTGCCCGCGGAGGTACAGCAGCCCATCTCGTTGTCAGCGGCGTTACTGGCGACGGTGCAACAGCGTGAGGCGGCAGAGACACTGCTCGCCTGGCTGAAAACCCCGGCGGTGACGGATGTTTTCAGCCATTTTGGGCTGGTGAGCCGGAGTTAA
- a CDS encoding LacI family DNA-binding transcriptional regulator — MSEKQNGSGRVSLEDVARLSGVSTATVSRVLNGSDTVKAKSRAAVEKACEELGYVINRAARTLASRRSMTIGAVVPTLATETFSRPLAAFQQLIHDAGYTLLLANSNFDPDTELKEVNKLIEYGIDGLMLVGHTHHPKLWERINAQDLPCVQTFSLDSEKPCVGYDSEGAAQTIASHLLALGHTRFGVIVGTPPSNDRISDRLYGTRQALAAQGLTLPESHLIDNAYTMNDARKAVFRLLDSPEPPTAIICGNDLLAFGAMRAASERYLRIPNDISIVGFNDYEYAEHLEHPLTTMRVDLASIGTHAADYLLATLNNQPAQRHTLIKTELIVRGSSGSVPRQER; from the coding sequence ATGAGTGAAAAGCAGAATGGATCTGGACGCGTCTCGCTGGAGGATGTCGCACGCCTGTCTGGCGTCTCCACCGCGACCGTATCACGCGTACTGAACGGCAGTGACACCGTCAAAGCCAAAAGCCGGGCGGCGGTAGAGAAGGCGTGTGAAGAACTGGGATATGTGATCAACCGCGCCGCACGCACCCTGGCGTCGCGTCGCAGCATGACGATTGGTGCCGTAGTGCCGACACTGGCGACCGAGACCTTCTCACGCCCGCTGGCGGCGTTTCAGCAGTTAATCCACGACGCGGGCTACACGCTGCTGCTGGCCAACTCCAACTTTGACCCCGATACCGAGCTGAAAGAAGTTAACAAGCTGATTGAATACGGCATCGATGGCCTGATGCTGGTAGGCCACACCCACCATCCGAAACTCTGGGAGCGCATCAATGCCCAGGATTTGCCTTGCGTGCAAACCTTTTCCCTGGATAGTGAGAAACCCTGCGTAGGATACGACAGTGAGGGAGCCGCCCAGACCATTGCCAGCCATCTGCTGGCGCTGGGACATACCCGCTTTGGAGTGATTGTTGGCACGCCGCCATCGAACGATCGTATCTCCGATCGTCTGTACGGCACGCGTCAAGCGCTGGCCGCGCAGGGACTGACCCTGCCGGAAAGCCATCTGATTGATAATGCCTACACCATGAACGATGCACGCAAAGCGGTTTTCCGTCTGCTGGACAGCCCGGAGCCGCCCACCGCCATCATCTGTGGTAACGACCTGCTGGCTTTTGGCGCGATGCGCGCGGCCAGTGAGCGCTATCTGCGCATTCCTAACGACATTTCCATCGTCGGCTTCAACGATTACGAATACGCCGAGCATCTGGAGCATCCGCTGACCACCATGCGCGTCGATCTGGCGTCGATTGGCACCCATGCGGCTGACTACCTGCTGGCAACGCTGAATAACCAGCCTGCGCAGCGGCATACATTGATTAAAACGGAACTGATTGTGCGGGGCAGCAGCGGTTCGGTGCCCCGCCAGGAACGTTAA
- a CDS encoding MFS transporter, with protein sequence MRRYPRIRWLMIVFCFFAIAINYIDRINLAIAAPHIKADLGLDDVSMGLILGAFFWTYALLQIPAGRIIDKLGTRVGLALAVGWWSLFTVFTAFGKGFTSIFAARLMLGVGESGGYPGCAKVVYNWFAKKERATASGIFDAGPRAGSALALPLVAWLISTWDWETSFVVTGALGLVWVVIWLAFYREPEDMKGLDETERQNLLEDRAAPTVSANANVKIGALFRYRTVWGMMIGFFCMNFATYFFVTWFPTYLTMAHGFSLKELGTLGAIPALMGIPGSLLGGVVSDWLYRKGFSLTTARKTCLIAGMLLSSVIAFAAFTDSIAVILTLFSLTYAGLAFTAANIWTLPADVAPASGYVATLGGIQNFAGNLAGIVTASFTGLMLTLSHGSFVVPLLVAGGICLLGAVNFMFIMGKIEPLKLDPTDAVGVVATASK encoded by the coding sequence ATGCGCAGATATCCACGTATTCGCTGGCTGATGATCGTGTTCTGCTTTTTCGCCATCGCCATTAACTATATCGACCGTATCAACCTCGCGATTGCTGCCCCGCATATCAAAGCCGACCTCGGTCTGGATGATGTCAGCATGGGGCTGATCCTCGGTGCCTTTTTCTGGACTTACGCCCTGCTGCAAATCCCGGCGGGTCGCATTATCGACAAACTGGGTACCCGGGTCGGGCTGGCACTGGCCGTGGGCTGGTGGTCGCTATTTACCGTGTTTACCGCCTTTGGTAAAGGCTTCACCTCCATTTTTGCCGCCCGCCTGATGTTAGGTGTGGGCGAATCCGGTGGCTATCCTGGTTGCGCCAAGGTGGTTTACAACTGGTTTGCGAAGAAAGAGCGCGCCACCGCCAGCGGCATTTTTGATGCGGGTCCGCGTGCCGGAAGTGCGCTGGCGCTGCCGTTAGTGGCCTGGCTGATCAGCACCTGGGACTGGGAAACCTCCTTTGTGGTGACCGGGGCGCTGGGTCTGGTGTGGGTGGTCATCTGGCTGGCGTTTTACCGCGAACCGGAGGATATGAAGGGGCTGGACGAAACTGAGCGTCAGAATTTGCTGGAAGATCGCGCAGCGCCGACGGTGAGTGCCAATGCCAATGTGAAGATTGGCGCGCTGTTCCGCTACCGCACCGTGTGGGGCATGATGATTGGCTTCTTCTGCATGAACTTCGCGACCTATTTCTTTGTCACCTGGTTCCCGACTTACCTGACCATGGCGCACGGTTTCTCGCTGAAAGAGCTGGGCACGCTTGGCGCGATCCCGGCGCTGATGGGCATTCCCGGCAGCCTGTTAGGCGGAGTCGTGTCCGACTGGCTGTACCGTAAAGGCTTCAGTCTGACCACCGCGCGCAAAACCTGCCTGATTGCCGGGATGCTGCTGTCGTCAGTGATCGCCTTCGCTGCCTTTACCGACAGCATCGCGGTGATTCTGACGCTGTTCTCGCTGACCTACGCCGGACTGGCGTTCACCGCTGCCAATATCTGGACCCTGCCAGCTGATGTGGCACCGGCTTCCGGTTATGTGGCTACGCTCGGGGGGATTCAGAACTTCGCCGGAAACCTCGCCGGGATTGTCACGGCCTCCTTCACCGGCCTGATGCTGACCCTGAGCCACGGCTCATTCGTGGTGCCATTGCTGGTGGCGGGCGGTATCTGCCTGTTAGGTGCCGTTAACTTCATGTTCATCATGGGCAAAATCGAACCCCTCAAACTCGACCCCACTGACGCCGTTGGTGTGGTGGCGACAGCCAGCAAATAA
- the otnC gene encoding 3-oxo-tetronate 4-phosphate decarboxylase: MKSENQIREEIVQVGADLFNRGYTTGTAGNISARLEDGWLITPTDACLGHLEPARIAKVSLDGEWVSGDKPSKTLLLHRQIYDRNPEAQGVVHTHSTHLVQLTLAGVWQRDSILPPLTPYQVMKVGRIPLIGYQRPGHPAVAEQVAGLANEVRGVMLERLGPVIWGGSVSAASFALEELEETARLWLNCTDKPAALADAAVQELCAHFSTRW; this comes from the coding sequence ATGAAAAGTGAAAATCAGATCCGTGAGGAGATTGTTCAGGTCGGTGCTGACCTGTTCAACCGCGGCTACACCACCGGGACAGCAGGGAACATCAGCGCCCGGCTGGAAGATGGCTGGCTGATCACCCCCACTGATGCCTGTCTCGGTCACCTGGAACCGGCGCGCATTGCGAAAGTCAGTCTGGATGGCGAGTGGGTATCCGGTGATAAGCCCTCGAAAACACTGCTGCTGCATCGCCAGATTTATGACCGTAATCCCGAGGCGCAGGGGGTGGTGCATACCCACTCGACCCATCTGGTGCAGCTGACGCTGGCTGGGGTATGGCAGCGGGACAGCATTCTGCCGCCGCTGACGCCGTATCAGGTGATGAAAGTGGGGCGCATCCCGCTGATCGGTTATCAGCGTCCCGGCCATCCGGCGGTGGCAGAGCAGGTGGCCGGACTGGCTAATGAAGTGCGCGGCGTGATGCTGGAACGCCTGGGGCCGGTTATCTGGGGTGGATCGGTTTCCGCCGCCAGCTTTGCACTGGAGGAGCTGGAAGAAACCGCGCGCCTGTGGCTGAACTGCACAGATAAACCCGCCGCGCTGGCTGATGCGGCAGTGCAGGAGTTGTGTGCGCACTTCAGTACCCGCTGGTAA
- a CDS encoding lactonase family protein has translation MKKTLMVAGMMLFATSLMAQATPSYVYVSNGDSGTVTAYQLDKVNPHLQPIGEYPTGLKSMPMVVSNDKKTLYVSVRSKPYHVSAWHIGDGGKLSHLADSPLPEAMAYLALDKTGHFLLSASYGGDLFSINRIAADGKVESAPVQVVHTGKRAHSIQTDPSNRFLFVPLLGADQLLQFRFDAASGKVSANTPAFVNIQREAATGPRHFVFAPRRDRAGQQNMYLLTEMAGNISRLTLNDDGTMTEHEATPSLDPAIARDMQRGEARPLTGDDDLPKSAKPRLWQADIHITPDGRFLYSTERTSSHITSFRVSPEDGRLQLINSTQTETQPRGFAIDNSGHYLIESGQKSDKVALYSIDQQSGKLSLIERVPTGAGANWVTIVE, from the coding sequence ATGAAAAAAACGCTAATGGTGGCAGGAATGATGCTTTTTGCTACATCACTGATGGCTCAGGCAACACCGAGCTACGTCTATGTTTCGAATGGTGACAGCGGCACCGTCACCGCTTATCAACTGGATAAGGTTAACCCCCATCTGCAACCGATCGGCGAGTATCCGACTGGCCTGAAAAGTATGCCAATGGTGGTGTCGAACGATAAAAAGACGCTGTATGTCTCGGTTCGCAGTAAGCCTTATCACGTCTCGGCCTGGCATATCGGCGATGGCGGCAAACTCAGCCATCTTGCCGATTCGCCGCTGCCGGAAGCGATGGCGTATCTGGCGCTGGATAAGACCGGCCACTTTTTATTGTCGGCTTCTTATGGTGGCGATCTGTTCAGCATCAACCGTATCGCGGCTGACGGTAAGGTTGAAAGCGCGCCGGTACAGGTGGTGCATACCGGCAAACGCGCCCATTCAATCCAGACCGACCCCAGCAACCGTTTCCTGTTTGTTCCGCTGCTGGGCGCGGATCAGCTGTTGCAGTTCCGCTTTGACGCGGCCAGCGGCAAGGTCAGTGCCAACACGCCTGCTTTTGTAAATATCCAGCGTGAAGCCGCCACCGGCCCACGTCATTTTGTCTTTGCGCCCCGGCGCGATCGGGCCGGACAGCAAAACATGTATCTGCTGACCGAGATGGCGGGCAATATCTCGCGTCTGACGCTGAATGATGATGGCACCATGACCGAGCATGAAGCGACGCCGTCGCTCGATCCGGCCATCGCACGCGATATGCAGCGCGGTGAAGCACGTCCGCTAACCGGTGACGACGACCTGCCCAAATCGGCAAAACCACGGCTATGGCAGGCGGATATTCATATCACTCCCGATGGCCGTTTCCTGTATTCCACCGAACGTACCAGCAGCCATATCACCTCATTTCGCGTGTCGCCCGAGGATGGTCGCCTGCAACTGATTAACAGCACGCAAACCGAAACTCAGCCTCGTGGCTTTGCTATTGATAATAGCGGTCACTATTTAATCGAGTCCGGGCAGAAGTCGGATAAGGTCGCGCTTTATTCCATCGATCAGCAAAGCGGCAAGCTTTCTTTAATTGAGCGAGTCCCGACCGGTGCGGGCGCAAATTGGGTGACCATCGTCGAATAA
- a CDS encoding c-type cytochrome has protein sequence MKARKVRRGCLPFALSILLSATFSAHAENATDSAALIAKGKYLAIAADCGACHTAPGNGAEMGGGYIISSPLGNIVSSNITPSKIAGIGNYSEADFAKAVREGVNKQGQHLYPAMPYTSYAKISDDDIHALYAYFMHGVQPDDKIPAQTDLPFPFNIRASMMVWNALFADDQRFTPDAGKSAAVNRGDYLVNALAHCDTCHTPRNALMGQNNDKALSGGSLGSWYAPNITPDREAGIGNWSDAEIAQYLKTGHVAGKAQAAGPMAEAIEHSLQYLSDDDINAMVAYLRQVPAVSAPGLPARDNQGKPAVNEAALRALPNTDPGWAVYSSTCANCHQPDGAGNVIYPSLFHNTATGAPQADNLIATIVYGVHRTVNGKPVDMPGFGPDAYFTDRLTDQQIADVSNYVLKNFGNAQLNVTPEQVKILRNGGEPPLIAKLAQPLAWGGAVVVLIIIVLAVSISRRRKHHGA, from the coding sequence ATGAAGGCAAGAAAGGTTAGACGGGGTTGTCTGCCTTTCGCGTTGAGCATTCTGCTGTCTGCCACATTTTCAGCCCATGCTGAAAATGCGACCGACTCTGCGGCGCTTATTGCGAAAGGCAAGTATCTGGCTATTGCAGCAGACTGTGGAGCCTGCCATACCGCACCAGGAAACGGTGCAGAAATGGGAGGCGGTTATATTATTTCCTCCCCATTGGGGAATATTGTTTCGAGTAATATCACGCCATCAAAAATCGCAGGAATTGGTAATTATAGCGAAGCGGATTTTGCTAAGGCGGTGAGAGAAGGGGTGAATAAACAGGGGCAGCATCTTTATCCGGCGATGCCATATACCTCCTATGCCAAAATTAGCGATGACGATATTCATGCGTTATATGCTTATTTTATGCACGGAGTACAACCGGACGATAAAATCCCTGCACAAACTGATTTACCTTTTCCGTTTAATATTCGCGCCAGCATGATGGTGTGGAATGCATTGTTTGCTGATGACCAGCGGTTTACCCCGGATGCGGGTAAATCTGCGGCCGTCAATCGCGGTGATTACCTGGTGAATGCGCTGGCGCACTGCGACACCTGCCATACGCCACGTAATGCGCTGATGGGGCAGAACAACGACAAGGCACTGTCCGGCGGCAGCCTCGGCAGCTGGTACGCACCGAATATCACCCCGGATCGTGAAGCGGGCATAGGTAACTGGAGCGACGCCGAAATCGCGCAATACCTGAAAACCGGCCATGTGGCGGGCAAAGCGCAGGCGGCAGGCCCGATGGCCGAAGCGATTGAGCATAGCCTGCAATATCTGTCAGATGATGATATCAACGCGATGGTGGCTTATCTGCGCCAGGTCCCGGCAGTGAGTGCGCCTGGCCTCCCGGCACGCGATAATCAGGGTAAACCTGCGGTGAATGAAGCCGCGCTGCGTGCCTTGCCAAACACCGATCCCGGCTGGGCAGTGTACAGCAGTACCTGCGCCAACTGTCATCAACCGGATGGTGCGGGCAACGTTATCTATCCTTCGCTGTTCCACAACACCGCGACGGGCGCACCGCAGGCCGATAACCTGATTGCCACCATTGTTTATGGCGTGCATCGCACGGTTAACGGCAAGCCGGTGGATATGCCTGGCTTTGGCCCGGATGCCTACTTTACCGATCGTCTGACCGATCAGCAGATTGCCGATGTCAGCAACTATGTGCTGAAAAACTTTGGCAATGCCCAGCTTAACGTCACGCCTGAACAGGTAAAAATCCTCCGTAACGGCGGTGAACCTCCGCTGATTGCGAAGCTGGCACAGCCGCTGGCCTGGGGTGGTGCCGTGGTTGTCCTGATCATTATTGTGTTGGCCGTTTCGATTTCGCGCAGGAGAAAACATCATGGCGCATAA
- a CDS encoding sugar dehydrogenase complex small subunit, translating into MAHNISLSRRRLLQGMGILSLGAMCNTIFPARGQAAELMADNPFLAISSFLVSRSVSPILGQRYYAALTKHDAQFSQKLDALHTLLQQQHFSHVDDFLAATGPDNADWQTARTIISAWYSGVVGDGSDLELIAYADALMYLPTRDVLVVPTYGGGPFFWAVTEPGKVATAGERA; encoded by the coding sequence ATGGCGCATAACATTTCGCTCTCAAGGCGTCGGTTGCTCCAGGGCATGGGTATTCTCTCACTGGGCGCGATGTGCAACACGATTTTCCCGGCGCGCGGGCAGGCGGCAGAACTGATGGCCGACAATCCGTTTCTGGCGATTTCCAGCTTCCTGGTCAGTCGTTCTGTTAGCCCGATCCTCGGCCAGCGCTACTATGCCGCGCTGACGAAGCACGATGCACAATTCAGTCAAAAGCTGGATGCGTTGCATACCCTGCTGCAACAACAACATTTCTCTCATGTTGACGACTTCCTTGCGGCTACCGGCCCGGATAATGCCGACTGGCAAACCGCACGCACCATCATCTCCGCCTGGTATTCCGGGGTGGTGGGTGATGGCAGCGATCTGGAGCTGATCGCCTACGCTGATGCGCTGATGTATCTGCCCACGCGAGACGTGCTGGTGGTGCCGACTTACGGCGGCGGACCTTTTTTCTGGGCGGTAACGGAACCGGGTAAAGTGGCAACAGCAGGAGAACGCGCATGA
- a CDS encoding GMC family oxidoreductase: MSAQNKNADVIIIGSGVMGGLIATQLAKAGKSVIILEAGPRVSRQEIVERFRNSPFKMSLTNIKLQGVGSPYPNPPHIPSTYGDYLQQVGPVKYPTKYLRVVGGTTWHFGSALWRMIPNDFRLNTLYGRGRDWPFGYDELEPWYGKAEHELGVSGMDGQDESGQGGKAWPPRSTPFPMTGLPTSYMFDRLTEMLGKGGYNPVLEPNGRATKPWGKRPMCAGNNNCNPVCPIAAKYDGSMHIDEAERLGAKLLDNSVVYRIEAGDDGKITGVWYKKPDGSEHHLTADYFVLAAYGIESPKLLLMSTSEKYPNGIANSSDQVGRNLMGHTGISMNVMMSEDVWPGQGPTELLVYLNNRDGAFRKDFPSYKIKVRNTVPTADYTASLIAKGVLGSKLDEEIRRQSARSLNFAIDFETLPLPENRVTPSKTKKDAIGIPLPEIYYSVTDYWHAGKDEGIKDFHKFAELLNAEILSIDTRYQDRQHIMGTTIMGDDPKNSVVDSDCRTHDHPNMWIAGTSVMPSASCMNPTLTGAALSLRLAQHMLKTMA, translated from the coding sequence ATGAGTGCACAAAATAAAAACGCCGATGTCATCATCATTGGATCTGGCGTAATGGGCGGACTGATTGCCACCCAACTGGCGAAAGCGGGTAAATCGGTGATCATTCTTGAGGCCGGTCCACGCGTCTCAAGGCAGGAAATTGTTGAGCGCTTTCGCAACTCGCCCTTCAAGATGTCGTTAACCAACATCAAATTGCAGGGTGTCGGTTCGCCCTATCCGAATCCGCCACACATTCCTTCTACTTACGGCGATTATCTGCAACAGGTGGGGCCGGTGAAATATCCGACCAAGTACCTGCGTGTGGTGGGAGGCACCACCTGGCACTTTGGCTCGGCATTGTGGCGCATGATCCCCAATGATTTCAGGCTCAACACGCTGTACGGTCGCGGGCGCGACTGGCCATTCGGTTATGACGAGCTGGAGCCCTGGTACGGCAAAGCAGAACATGAGCTGGGCGTGTCTGGCATGGATGGTCAGGACGAAAGCGGACAAGGCGGAAAAGCCTGGCCGCCGCGCTCAACGCCTTTCCCGATGACCGGTCTGCCGACCAGTTATATGTTTGACCGGCTGACTGAAATGCTCGGCAAGGGGGGATATAACCCGGTGCTGGAGCCGAACGGTCGCGCGACGAAGCCGTGGGGCAAACGCCCGATGTGCGCCGGTAACAATAACTGCAACCCGGTGTGTCCGATTGCCGCCAAGTATGACGGTTCGATGCATATCGACGAAGCCGAACGACTGGGCGCGAAACTGCTGGATAACTCGGTGGTGTACCGCATCGAAGCCGGGGACGACGGTAAGATTACCGGTGTCTGGTATAAAAAACCGGACGGTTCGGAACATCACTTAACCGCCGATTATTTTGTGCTGGCGGCATACGGTATCGAATCACCGAAGCTGTTGCTGATGTCCACATCGGAAAAATATCCCAACGGCATTGCCAACTCTTCCGATCAGGTAGGACGTAACCTGATGGGGCATACCGGCATCAGTATGAACGTGATGATGTCGGAAGATGTGTGGCCCGGCCAGGGACCGACCGAGCTGCTGGTGTATCTCAACAACCGTGATGGAGCGTTCCGCAAGGATTTCCCCAGCTATAAGATCAAGGTGCGTAACACGGTGCCTACCGCTGATTACACCGCGTCGCTGATCGCCAAAGGGGTGCTGGGGTCAAAACTCGATGAAGAGATTCGCCGCCAGTCGGCGCGATCGCTGAACTTTGCTATCGATTTTGAAACGCTGCCGTTGCCGGAGAACCGCGTGACGCCGAGCAAAACCAAAAAGGATGCGATTGGTATTCCTTTACCGGAGATTTATTACAGCGTCACGGATTACTGGCATGCGGGTAAGGATGAGGGCATCAAGGATTTCCATAAGTTCGCCGAACTGCTGAACGCGGAAATTTTGTCGATCGATACCAGGTATCAGGATCGTCAGCACATTATGGGCACCACCATTATGGGCGACGATCCGAAAAACTCGGTGGTGGACAGCGATTGCCGTACCCATGACCATCCGAATATGTGGATTGCCGGGACCAGCGTGATGCCTTCAGCATCCTGTATGAACCCGACACTGACCGGCGCAGCGCTGAGTCTGCGGCTGGCGCAGCACATGCTGAAAACTATGGCGTAA
- a CDS encoding ShET2/EspL2 family type III secretion system effector toxin — MPIESIARCTLLEVIDEVAEDDISISATSVKNVNDKPSFYTISPQPIVSRLDIVKAKFNDDSAFFLNSATSVKCNNFAMNFIDVFLANTPDAAQVIKSLSLSTQNAGSIAKNISINTQERTLAILAHGKENYLVDYQLWGEFFYSEFLKMQNDKVLIKPFLIYSRPHMIKENLHEFTVGMHHTMALVLSCNNGAYQIAVYDPTHTTGYFATEMNDLSGLSKMNIFSFINKEDSIEFVTNSPARLINGLSYFTAVPGYLEGSRLSLLHERNDQRDICNTFLTTQTKISQQELFYAALTGLSVKDFVFFLRHVPVNERAEFLTIKGESGKTILSFLAGLPDKDCHLLRNYFSFIKEALRAGLLDKQEVIKQLSKKVVEDVGYAWFEVTLFGRAFLRSNTGKVAEVFATEVINLIKENRLTEEEGKTILDDMIVIKEKEGGVMSEYPGFEFAKLKHHIHASDAGEMIRKNYPAWYFDEQ; from the coding sequence ATGCCGATAGAATCTATCGCCAGATGTACTTTGCTGGAAGTTATTGACGAGGTAGCGGAAGACGATATCAGTATCTCTGCAACCAGCGTGAAAAATGTCAATGATAAGCCTTCCTTTTATACAATCTCACCTCAGCCCATAGTTTCCAGACTGGATATCGTTAAAGCAAAGTTCAATGATGACTCGGCGTTTTTTTTAAACTCAGCCACTTCGGTAAAATGCAATAATTTTGCCATGAATTTTATTGATGTGTTTCTGGCAAATACGCCTGATGCTGCACAGGTGATAAAATCGCTAAGTTTATCGACGCAAAATGCAGGATCCATCGCGAAAAATATATCGATAAATACCCAGGAAAGAACATTAGCGATTCTTGCTCACGGGAAAGAGAACTATCTGGTTGATTATCAATTATGGGGTGAATTTTTTTACTCAGAATTTCTGAAGATGCAGAATGATAAGGTCCTGATAAAGCCATTCCTTATTTACTCTCGCCCACATATGATTAAGGAAAATCTGCATGAATTTACCGTTGGTATGCATCATACCATGGCGTTAGTGCTTTCCTGCAATAATGGTGCTTATCAGATAGCGGTTTATGACCCGACGCACACCACTGGGTACTTTGCTACTGAGATGAATGATCTGTCCGGACTCAGTAAGATGAATATATTTTCTTTTATTAATAAAGAGGATAGCATTGAATTTGTGACTAACTCGCCCGCCAGACTGATAAATGGCCTGTCCTATTTTACGGCTGTTCCAGGCTACCTGGAAGGAAGCCGTTTATCTCTTTTGCATGAAAGAAATGACCAAAGAGATATTTGTAATACTTTCCTGACTACACAAACAAAAATTTCACAACAGGAACTTTTTTATGCAGCCCTTACGGGATTGTCAGTCAAAGATTTCGTATTCTTCCTCAGGCATGTTCCGGTAAATGAACGGGCCGAATTTCTGACAATCAAAGGTGAATCGGGTAAAACAATCCTAAGTTTTCTGGCAGGTTTGCCGGATAAAGATTGTCATCTACTGCGTAACTACTTCTCTTTTATCAAGGAAGCGCTGCGGGCAGGGCTGCTGGATAAACAGGAAGTGATAAAACAACTCAGCAAAAAAGTGGTTGAAGATGTGGGCTATGCCTGGTTCGAGGTGACACTGTTTGGCCGTGCTTTTTTACGTTCCAATACCGGTAAAGTCGCAGAGGTTTTTGCTACGGAAGTTATCAATTTGATTAAGGAGAACAGGTTAACGGAGGAAGAGGGAAAAACCATTCTGGACGATATGATCGTCATAAAAGAAAAAGAGGGTGGAGTGATGTCGGAATATCCGGGTTTTGAGTTTGCTAAACTTAAACATCATAT